One window of the Mytilus galloprovincialis chromosome 14, xbMytGall1.hap1.1, whole genome shotgun sequence genome contains the following:
- the LOC143059719 gene encoding perlucin-like → MFTIVKAALFAQFLINYAHCLCPNGYLKHDQSCYKIIRTLATWAEATIYCRAMGSELANLETVVEDHFVHGMIENLGGSYDPPKFWLGGNDIVTETEWMWAKTHTKFTYTNWGPGQPDNSHKGLGENCLELSKNQAWNWNDDYCEHRIYFICERPSEEVDSGEIVG, encoded by the exons ATGTTTACTATAGTTAAAGCTGCTTTATTTGCACAGTTTCTGATAAATTATG CACATTGTTTATGTCCGAATGGTTACCTCAAGCATGACCAGTCTTGTTACAAAATTATAAGAACTTTAGCGACATGGGCTGAAGCAACC ATATACTGCCGAGCAATGGGATCAGAACTGGCAAATTTAGAGACAGTGGTAGAGGATCATTTCGTACATGGAATGATAGAAAACCTGGGAG GTAGTTATGATCCTCCGAAGTTTTGGCTTGGTGGAAACGATATTGTGACGGAGACTGAATGGATGTGGGCTAAAACTCATACCAAATTTACCTACACAAACTGGGGACCAGGTCAACCTGATAACAGTCATAAAGGACTTGGAGAAAACTGTTTAGAACTTTCAAAGAATCAGGCTTGGAACTGGAATGATGATTACTGTGAACACAGGATATATTTTATCTGTGAAAGACC ATCTGAAGAAGTGGATAGTGGAGAAATTGTTGGATAA
- the LOC143059720 gene encoding perlucin-like, translating to MFTIIKAPLFALFLVKYAYCLCPNGYLKHDESCYKMIRTFATWAEATIYCRAMGSELANLETAVEDHFVHGMLQNLGGSYDPPKFWLGGNDIVTESEWMWAKTHTKFTYTNWAPGQPDNGQGENCLELSKNVGWNWNDETCEHRKYFICEKPSEEIDGGEIIG from the exons ATGTTTACTATAATTAAAGCTCCTTTGTTTGCACTGTTTCTAGTAAAATATG CATATTGTCTATGTCCAAATGGTTACCTGAAACATGACGAGTCTTGTTACAAAATGATAAGAACATTTGCGACATGGGCTGAAGCAACC ATATACTGCAGAGCAATGGGATCAGAACTGGCAAATCTAGAGACAGCGGTAGAGGATCATTTCGTACATGGAATGTTACAAAACCTGGGAG GTAGTTATGATCCACCCAAGTTTTGGCTTGGTGGAAATGATATTGTAACGGAGAGTGAATGGATGTGGGCTAAAACTCATACAAAATTTACCTACACAAACTGGGCACCAGGTCAACCTGACAACGGACAAGGAGAAAATTGCTTAGAACTTTCAAAGAATGTGGGTTGGAACTGGAATGATGAAACCTGTGAACACAGAAAATATTTTATCTGTGAAAAACC atctGAAGAAATAGACGGTGGTGAAATCATTGGATAA